GGGGCGTGGCCGCTGTCCCGGTGCGTCTATGAGTGTTTATTTATTGGagatgtttgtttatttattggGTTATTTATTGCAGAAGATCTATTCTTGTATGAACGAATAAAAGCCTTTCTCCAGCCCCCCGCCCCACCCGTGCCACACCCCGCTGGGGGCCAGAGAGAACGGGATGTTCCTGTCAGTGCCATCAGCCGGGAGCAGAGAGAACATTCCACATTCGGAGCTCagtgtgggatttggggtgttcCCCTCTCTTGCAGGGAGGGCATCTGGGCCCCCCTGGGCCCAGATAACCCCACCCTGAGGACAGGCACCCCCAGCTTGGCACCTCATCCCTGGGCGCTATTTCGGGGTGCCTAGGATCATGTAGAAGGTTCCGGGCTGGGGCACGAAGCCGATGGCTTGCAGGCAGCGCAGCGAGGGCGTATTGTGGGGCAGCACGGCTCCGTAGATGGGGAAGCCTCGGGCGTACAGCTCCCGGCCCAGCACGGCCACTGCGAGCCCGGTGAGGCCTTGCCCTCGCCAGGCGGGCACGGTGTAGCCGTGGCGCATGCAGCCCTGCCCGTCCAGCAGGCTCCAGGACACCGGGCGGCCGCACCGGTCCAGCAGGCAGGCGGAGGGCAGCGTCCgcaccagccccagcaggaacGCCCGGCTGCGGGCATTGCCCCCCAGGGCCCACGTGGCGTtgagcagagggatgtgggatggggacacggCTGCCAGGCGCAGGCCTGGGGGCATCCTGCAACAGGGCATGGCAGAGAGGGGAATGCTGAACCCTGTTCCCAGCTGGGATAGcagatgggatgggattgggagCCTCTGAGCCACCCAGGACTGGGACTGGGGACCCCTGTGCCACCCAGAGATGTGCTCAGTGAGCCAAATCACATCACCCTGTGCCTCTCAGGGATGTGCTTGGGGACTCCTGTGCCACCAAGGGATGTGACTATGACCCCCCTATGCTGCCCAGAAATGTGACAGGTCTCCATGTGTCACCCAGGGATGTGACTGGCCCCTCAGTGCCCATGTCCCCCCAGTACCCCATGTTCCCCCAATGCCCCTCACTCACTGCCTGCGGGGTTGTGGGGGCTTGGGGCTCATCAGTGCCCTGTACCGGATCGTCTCCACCTTCAGTCCCCTGGCACTGGCCACCTCCTGCACAGCCTCGTCCAGCTCGTCCTGCATCCCTGGGACCCCCTGTCAGCTAGACAGGGGACCCAGATGGAGGGTAGGGGAGCCCTGTGCCCAGTGCCATCCTTACCCAGAATCTGGAAGGCTCTTTCCCGGGTCACCGCCTCAGTGCcctccagcagtgcctgcagggctCCCTTGTCCCGGTAGAACACAGAGAGCTGGTTGGTGTAGTAGTCCATGGGGTCCCTGTGTTCCTGGGAGGGACATGGAGCTGAGGGTGGCACCCCAGTTTGCAGGTCCCCAGGGTGTagggtgctgcagccagggcaggggcagccgGGGCAGCACCTCTGGGCGCAGGCGGGTCAGGACAATGCCGAAATTGGGCCAGGAGTCCACCAGCACCTCGTGGGAGGCTGGGTTCCCCCTGGCCACCGTCATCACAGTCCCCAGGACCTGCAAGACAAGGTCGTTGTCACcggcagggaagggcagagggagCAATAGTGTCCCTGGGGTCTTtgtctgcagcagggcaggggagaggggacagaggggtccTTGTCACCACCAGGGCACGTGGAGAGGCAGAGGGGTCCCAGGGTCCTCATCAATGGCaaggcaggggagaggggacaggggacagggacagaggggttCCCAGGCATCAGCAACACTGACAGGGCAAGAGTGAGGGAGTAAAGGAGTCCCCAGGGTCCTCACTACcggcagagagggagggagggatggaaggaggaaCAGAGGGGTCCCCAGGGACTCTGTcaccagcaggacagggcagaggggacagagggatCCTCGGGGTCCTTGTCACCGGCAGGGTGGTGGGCAGGCTCTTCCGCAGGgtctcctccaggagctgcagctgggctgggcacctCAGGATCAGCATGGCTTCGTGACCGTGGGGCAGGCGGTGAATCTGAGGATCTGTGGggagctggtggcactggggcaATATCTCAGAGTGTCCCAGTTGAGCACCCGCCCCCAGGGCTGGCCTGGTGCCCGGTGTTCAACAGGATGGACCCTGCCCGCTGCCCCCCAAGGCAGGGGGCACTCGCTGGCCCGTGACAGCTGGTGGTAACCATTGTCACCGAGTGGCACGCAGTCTCCAGACTCCCAGTCCACTGTGCCCCAGAACCCACAGACGCAGGATTGTTGCAGAGTgagtgctggaggagctggggaccatgggaaaagggatggggagagggacAGGGGCCATGTCTGGTGGTCCTGTCCCCCTGTTATTGAGGGTCTCTCAGCAGGACAATGAAGATCCTGAcgtgcccagcccagctgcagcgTCTGGAGGGGATCCT
This sequence is a window from Parus major isolate Abel chromosome 5, Parus_major1.1, whole genome shotgun sequence. Protein-coding genes within it:
- the LOC107206310 gene encoding glycine N-acyltransferase-like protein 3, which gives rise to MLILRCPAQLQLLEETLRKSLPTTLPVLGTVMTVARGNPASHEVLVDSWPNFGIVLTRLRPEEHRDPMDYYTNQLSVFYRDKGALQALLEGTEAVTRERAFQILGMQDELDEAVQEVASARGLKVETIRYRALMSPKPPQPRRQMPPGLRLAAVSPSHIPLLNATWALGGNARSRAFLLGLVRTLPSACLLDRCGRPVSWSLLDGQGCMRHGYTVPAWRGQGLTGLAVAVLGRELYARGFPIYGAVLPHNTPSLRCLQAIGFVPQPGTFYMILGTPK